A region from the Gossypium hirsutum isolate 1008001.06 chromosome A08, Gossypium_hirsutum_v2.1, whole genome shotgun sequence genome encodes:
- the LOC107951360 gene encoding homocysteine S-methyltransferase 2 isoform X3: protein METFNIPATPLLMKEFLRQMGGTAVIDGGLATELELHGADLNDPLWSAKCLLTSPHLIRSQVHLDYLEAGADIIITASYQATIQGFEAKGFSREQSENLLKKSVDIALEARPSVGSYGAYLADGSEYSGCYGEAMTVNALKEFHRRRVQVLAEAGPDIIAFETVPNKIEAQAFAELLDEEHIKIPAWLTFNSKDGVNVVSGDSLLQCASIAESCKQVVAVGINCTPPRFIHDLILAIKKVTTKPIVIYPNSGERYDADRKEWVENTGVSDEDFVSYVNKWCEIGASLVGGCCRTTPNTIKAIYRALSDRSPAAPGQKSKTAT, encoded by the exons ATGGAGACTTTCAACATCCCGGCGACGCCGTTATTGATGAAGGAGTTCCTCCGCCAGATGGGAGGCACCGCTGTTATCGATGGTGGACTGGCGACCGAGCTGGAACTCCACGGTGCTGACCTAAACGATCCCCTCTGGAGTGCCAAATGCCTCCTCACTTCTCCTCACCTTATTCGCTCC CAGGTACACCTTGATTACCTTGAAGCTGGCGCAGATATTATTATCACAGCATCCTATCAG gcCACAATTCAGGGGTTTGAAGCAAAAGGCTTTTCTAGAGAACAAAGTGAAAACTTGCTTAAAAAAAGTGTGGATATTGCCCTAGAGGCAAGGC CATCTGTAGGCAGCTATGGGGCTTATCTGGCTGATGGTTCTGAGTACAG TGGGTGCTATGGTGAGGCAATGACAGTAAATGCTTTGAAAGAATTTCATCGAAGAAGGGTTCAGGTCCTGGCTGAAGCAGGTCCTGACATAATAGCATTTGAAACAGTTCCGAACAAGATAGAAGCTCAG GCTTTTGCTGAACTCTTAGATGAAGAACACATAAAGATTCCTGCATGGTTAACTTTCAACTCAAAAGATGGCGTCAATGTAGTTAGCGGCGATTCTTTGCTTCAGTGTGCATCAATTGCTGAATCTTGCAAGCAAGTTGTTGCTGTTGGAATCAACTGCACGCCACCTAGATTTATTCATGATCTGATTTTAGCAATTAAGAAG GTCACTACCAAACCCATAGTTATATATCCCAATAGTGGTGAGAGGTATGATGCTGATCGGAAGGAATGGGTG GAAAATACAGGAGTCTCAGATGAAGATTTTGTCTCTTACGTAAACAAATGGTGCGAGATTGGGGCTTCGCTTGTAGGAGGTTGTTGTAGAACTACTCCAAATACCATCAAAGCCATATACAGGGCACTTTCCGATAGATCCCCTGCAGCACCCGGGCAGAAATCAAAAACAGCAACTTGA
- the LOC107951360 gene encoding homocysteine S-methyltransferase 2 isoform X1, which translates to METFNIPATPLLMKEFLRQMGGTAVIDGGLATELELHGADLNDPLWSAKCLLTSPHLIRSQVHLDYLEAGADIIITASYQATIQGFEAKGFSREQSENLLKKSVDIALEARRMYYERCSKSSSGGTGDDRILKNRPILVAASVGSYGAYLADGSEYSGCYGEAMTVNALKEFHRRRVQVLAEAGPDIIAFETVPNKIEAQAFAELLDEEHIKIPAWLTFNSKDGVNVVSGDSLLQCASIAESCKQVVAVGINCTPPRFIHDLILAIKKVTTKPIVIYPNSGERYDADRKEWVENTGVSDEDFVSYVNKWCEIGASLVGGCCRTTPNTIKAIYRALSDRSPAAPGQKSKTAT; encoded by the exons ATGGAGACTTTCAACATCCCGGCGACGCCGTTATTGATGAAGGAGTTCCTCCGCCAGATGGGAGGCACCGCTGTTATCGATGGTGGACTGGCGACCGAGCTGGAACTCCACGGTGCTGACCTAAACGATCCCCTCTGGAGTGCCAAATGCCTCCTCACTTCTCCTCACCTTATTCGCTCC CAGGTACACCTTGATTACCTTGAAGCTGGCGCAGATATTATTATCACAGCATCCTATCAG gcCACAATTCAGGGGTTTGAAGCAAAAGGCTTTTCTAGAGAACAAAGTGAAAACTTGCTTAAAAAAAGTGTGGATATTGCCCTAGAGGCAAGGCGTATGTATTATGAAAGATGTAGTAAAAGTTCTAGTGGTGGAACTGGAGATGATAGGATACTAAAAAATCGTCCAATCTTGGTTGCAGCATCTGTAGGCAGCTATGGGGCTTATCTGGCTGATGGTTCTGAGTACAG TGGGTGCTATGGTGAGGCAATGACAGTAAATGCTTTGAAAGAATTTCATCGAAGAAGGGTTCAGGTCCTGGCTGAAGCAGGTCCTGACATAATAGCATTTGAAACAGTTCCGAACAAGATAGAAGCTCAG GCTTTTGCTGAACTCTTAGATGAAGAACACATAAAGATTCCTGCATGGTTAACTTTCAACTCAAAAGATGGCGTCAATGTAGTTAGCGGCGATTCTTTGCTTCAGTGTGCATCAATTGCTGAATCTTGCAAGCAAGTTGTTGCTGTTGGAATCAACTGCACGCCACCTAGATTTATTCATGATCTGATTTTAGCAATTAAGAAG GTCACTACCAAACCCATAGTTATATATCCCAATAGTGGTGAGAGGTATGATGCTGATCGGAAGGAATGGGTG GAAAATACAGGAGTCTCAGATGAAGATTTTGTCTCTTACGTAAACAAATGGTGCGAGATTGGGGCTTCGCTTGTAGGAGGTTGTTGTAGAACTACTCCAAATACCATCAAAGCCATATACAGGGCACTTTCCGATAGATCCCCTGCAGCACCCGGGCAGAAATCAAAAACAGCAACTTGA
- the LOC107951360 gene encoding homocysteine S-methyltransferase 2 isoform X2, with the protein METFNIPATPLLMKEFLRQMGGTAVIDGGLATELELHGADLNDPLWSAKCLLTSPHLIRSVHLDYLEAGADIIITASYQATIQGFEAKGFSREQSENLLKKSVDIALEARRMYYERCSKSSSGGTGDDRILKNRPILVAASVGSYGAYLADGSEYSGCYGEAMTVNALKEFHRRRVQVLAEAGPDIIAFETVPNKIEAQAFAELLDEEHIKIPAWLTFNSKDGVNVVSGDSLLQCASIAESCKQVVAVGINCTPPRFIHDLILAIKKVTTKPIVIYPNSGERYDADRKEWVENTGVSDEDFVSYVNKWCEIGASLVGGCCRTTPNTIKAIYRALSDRSPAAPGQKSKTAT; encoded by the exons ATGGAGACTTTCAACATCCCGGCGACGCCGTTATTGATGAAGGAGTTCCTCCGCCAGATGGGAGGCACCGCTGTTATCGATGGTGGACTGGCGACCGAGCTGGAACTCCACGGTGCTGACCTAAACGATCCCCTCTGGAGTGCCAAATGCCTCCTCACTTCTCCTCACCTTATTCGCTCC GTACACCTTGATTACCTTGAAGCTGGCGCAGATATTATTATCACAGCATCCTATCAG gcCACAATTCAGGGGTTTGAAGCAAAAGGCTTTTCTAGAGAACAAAGTGAAAACTTGCTTAAAAAAAGTGTGGATATTGCCCTAGAGGCAAGGCGTATGTATTATGAAAGATGTAGTAAAAGTTCTAGTGGTGGAACTGGAGATGATAGGATACTAAAAAATCGTCCAATCTTGGTTGCAGCATCTGTAGGCAGCTATGGGGCTTATCTGGCTGATGGTTCTGAGTACAG TGGGTGCTATGGTGAGGCAATGACAGTAAATGCTTTGAAAGAATTTCATCGAAGAAGGGTTCAGGTCCTGGCTGAAGCAGGTCCTGACATAATAGCATTTGAAACAGTTCCGAACAAGATAGAAGCTCAG GCTTTTGCTGAACTCTTAGATGAAGAACACATAAAGATTCCTGCATGGTTAACTTTCAACTCAAAAGATGGCGTCAATGTAGTTAGCGGCGATTCTTTGCTTCAGTGTGCATCAATTGCTGAATCTTGCAAGCAAGTTGTTGCTGTTGGAATCAACTGCACGCCACCTAGATTTATTCATGATCTGATTTTAGCAATTAAGAAG GTCACTACCAAACCCATAGTTATATATCCCAATAGTGGTGAGAGGTATGATGCTGATCGGAAGGAATGGGTG GAAAATACAGGAGTCTCAGATGAAGATTTTGTCTCTTACGTAAACAAATGGTGCGAGATTGGGGCTTCGCTTGTAGGAGGTTGTTGTAGAACTACTCCAAATACCATCAAAGCCATATACAGGGCACTTTCCGATAGATCCCCTGCAGCACCCGGGCAGAAATCAAAAACAGCAACTTGA
- the LOC107951360 gene encoding homocysteine S-methyltransferase 2 isoform X4 yields the protein METFNIPATPLLMKEFLRQMGGTAVIDGGLATELELHGADLNDPLWSAKCLLTSPHLIRSVHLDYLEAGADIIITASYQATIQGFEAKGFSREQSENLLKKSVDIALEARPSVGSYGAYLADGSEYSGCYGEAMTVNALKEFHRRRVQVLAEAGPDIIAFETVPNKIEAQAFAELLDEEHIKIPAWLTFNSKDGVNVVSGDSLLQCASIAESCKQVVAVGINCTPPRFIHDLILAIKKVTTKPIVIYPNSGERYDADRKEWVENTGVSDEDFVSYVNKWCEIGASLVGGCCRTTPNTIKAIYRALSDRSPAAPGQKSKTAT from the exons ATGGAGACTTTCAACATCCCGGCGACGCCGTTATTGATGAAGGAGTTCCTCCGCCAGATGGGAGGCACCGCTGTTATCGATGGTGGACTGGCGACCGAGCTGGAACTCCACGGTGCTGACCTAAACGATCCCCTCTGGAGTGCCAAATGCCTCCTCACTTCTCCTCACCTTATTCGCTCC GTACACCTTGATTACCTTGAAGCTGGCGCAGATATTATTATCACAGCATCCTATCAG gcCACAATTCAGGGGTTTGAAGCAAAAGGCTTTTCTAGAGAACAAAGTGAAAACTTGCTTAAAAAAAGTGTGGATATTGCCCTAGAGGCAAGGC CATCTGTAGGCAGCTATGGGGCTTATCTGGCTGATGGTTCTGAGTACAG TGGGTGCTATGGTGAGGCAATGACAGTAAATGCTTTGAAAGAATTTCATCGAAGAAGGGTTCAGGTCCTGGCTGAAGCAGGTCCTGACATAATAGCATTTGAAACAGTTCCGAACAAGATAGAAGCTCAG GCTTTTGCTGAACTCTTAGATGAAGAACACATAAAGATTCCTGCATGGTTAACTTTCAACTCAAAAGATGGCGTCAATGTAGTTAGCGGCGATTCTTTGCTTCAGTGTGCATCAATTGCTGAATCTTGCAAGCAAGTTGTTGCTGTTGGAATCAACTGCACGCCACCTAGATTTATTCATGATCTGATTTTAGCAATTAAGAAG GTCACTACCAAACCCATAGTTATATATCCCAATAGTGGTGAGAGGTATGATGCTGATCGGAAGGAATGGGTG GAAAATACAGGAGTCTCAGATGAAGATTTTGTCTCTTACGTAAACAAATGGTGCGAGATTGGGGCTTCGCTTGTAGGAGGTTGTTGTAGAACTACTCCAAATACCATCAAAGCCATATACAGGGCACTTTCCGATAGATCCCCTGCAGCACCCGGGCAGAAATCAAAAACAGCAACTTGA
- the LOC107951342 gene encoding type I inositol polyphosphate 5-phosphatase 4, translated as MRGGNSKNSKLSWPKTLVKKWFNIKSKTEDFHADDVDYGGVDEDWGHQFSEREEACTVKKSRTERLSKTYSDRPRQVKTDVDGSQLTDVHNYRIFVATWNVAGKSPPSYLNLEDWLHTSPPADIYVLGFQEIVPLNAGNVLGTEDNGPARKWLALIRKTLNSLPGSSGCCHAPSPIPDPLVELDADFEGSTRQKTSSFFHRRSFQSLSRSMRMDNDLAMTQPQLDRRFSVCDRVIFGNRPSDYDPNFKWGSSDDENGPGDSPGNTQYHSQYSPMSYGGSFAIEENNKQMGHSNYCLVASKQMVGIFLTVWVKSDLRDDVRNMKVSCVGRGLMGYLGNKGSISISMSLHQTSFCFVCSHLTSGQKEGDELRRNSDVMEILRKTRFPRVHGMGDETSPETILEHDRIIWLGDLNYRIALSYRSAKALVEMRNWKALLENDQLRIEQRQGRVFEGWLEGKIYFPPTYKYSNNSDRYAGEDRRPKEKRRTPAWCDRILWYGRGLYQLSYVRGESKFSDHRPVYSVFSAKVESMNISRIRKNMSCSSARIEVEELLPQSHGYTELSFF; from the exons ATGAGAGGTGGGAACTCCAAGAACAGCAAG CTTTCATGGCCCAAGACATTGGTGAAGAAATGGTTCAATATCAAGAGTAAAACTGAAGACTTTCATGCTGATGATGTTGATTATGGAG gtGTTGATGAAGATTGGGGGCACCAATTCTCAGAGAGGGAAGAGGCATGCACTGTCAAGAAAAGTAGAACAG AGAGATTGAGCAAGACGTATTCGGATCGACCTCGGCAAGTTAAAACCGATGTTGACGGATCGCAGTTAACAGATGTACATAATTATAG GATTTTTGTAGCTACTTGGAATGTGGCTGGAAAATCTCCTCCTAGTTATTTGAATCTTGAAGATTGGCTTCATACTTCTCCTCCTGCTGATATTTATGTTCTCGG TTTTCAAGAGATTGTACCTTTAAATGCTGGTAATGTGTTGGGAACTGAAGACAATGGACCGGCTAGGAAATGGCTAGCTCTCATTAGGAAGACACTGAATAGTCTGCCTGGCAGCAGTGGTTGTTGCCACGCGCCTTCACCGATCCCCGATCCGCTTGTTGAACTGGATGCAGACTTTGAAGGATCGACAAGGCAGAAGACTTCGTCTTTCTTTCACCGCCGATCGTTTCAATCCTTGAGCCGTAGCATGAGAATGGATAACGACTTGGCAATGACACAACCCCAGCTTGATCGCCGTTTTAGTGTATGTGATCGGGTTATCTTCGGGAATAGGCCAAGTGATTATGATCCTAATTTCAAATGGGGTTCCTCTGATGATGAAAATGGACCTGGGGATTCACCAGGGAACACTCAGTACCATTCGCAATATTCTCCAATGTCGTATGGTGGATCTTTTGCCATTGAAGAAAACAACAAACAGATGGGGCATTCGAACTACTGTTTGGTTGCCAGCAAGCAAATGGTTGGGATATTTCTAACCGTATGGGTGAAGAGTGATCTTAGAGACGATGTTCGTAACATGAAAGTGTCCTGCGTTGGCCGAGGATTGATGGGTTATCTTGGAAACAAG GGTTCCATTTCTATTAGCATGTCTTTGCATCAAACAAGCTTTTGCTTCGTCTGTAGTCACTTAACATCCGGGCAAAAGGAGGGTGATGAGCTGCGACGAAACTCCGATGTTATGGAGATCCTAAGGAAGACAAGGTTTCCCAGGGTTCATGGTATGGGAGACGAAACTTCTCCCGAAACGATTCTCGAGCATGA TCGTATTATATGGCTCGGGGATTTGAATTATCGAATAGCTCTGTCATACCGCTCTGCCAAAGCTCTGGTTGAGATGCGCAATTGGAAGGCGCTGTTAGAGAACGACCAG CTTCGGATAGAGCAGAGGCAAGGCCGTGTTTTTGAGGGGTGGCTTGAAGGAAAGATATATTTCCCCCCTACATACAAGTATTCTAATAATTCAGACAGATATGCTGGGGAGGACAGACGCCCAAAGGAGAAGAGAAGAACTCCTGCATG GTGCGATCGTATACTGTGGTATGGAAGAGGCCTATATCAGCTATCTTATGTTCGTGGGGAGTCAAAGTTCTCCGATCATAGGCCTGTTTATAGTGTATTTTCGGCCAAGGTTGAGTCTATGAACATTAGTCGAATAAGGAAAAACATGAGTTGTTCCAGCGCCAGGATTGAGGTGGAAGAGCTATTGCCACAGTCACACGGATATACCGAACTCAGTTTCTTTTGA